In the Brucella anthropi ATCC 49188 genome, one interval contains:
- a CDS encoding GNAT family N-acetyltransferase has product MHIRKETSEDAAEIRHLTDEAFRTVAYSNQKEGEIVDALRATKALTLSLVAEDKGEILGHVAFSPVLIGGEDKGWYGLGPVSVRPDRQGEGIGGKLIREGLAQLRAAGAKGCVLLGDPGYYGRFGFKADARLKLPGVPAEYFQCLAFGADMPQGDVAYHAAFNI; this is encoded by the coding sequence ATGCATATTCGCAAGGAAACGTCTGAAGACGCCGCCGAAATCCGTCACCTCACGGATGAGGCATTCCGCACCGTGGCTTATAGCAACCAGAAGGAAGGAGAGATCGTTGATGCGCTTCGCGCTACAAAGGCGCTCACTCTGTCGCTGGTTGCCGAAGATAAGGGCGAAATTCTGGGTCATGTCGCATTCTCGCCCGTCCTGATCGGTGGCGAGGACAAGGGCTGGTACGGGCTTGGCCCTGTTTCGGTCCGTCCAGACCGGCAAGGCGAGGGGATCGGCGGCAAGCTGATCCGTGAGGGCCTTGCGCAATTGCGTGCGGCTGGAGCTAAAGGCTGCGTTCTTCTGGGTGATCCCGGCTATTATGGTCGTTTCGGCTTCAAGGCCGATGCGCGGCTGAAACTGCCGGGTGTGCCCGCGGAATATTTCCAGTGTCTGGCCTTCGGGGCCGATATGCCACAGGGCGATGTCGCCTATCATGCCGCATTCAATATATAA
- a CDS encoding YjhX family toxin, whose amino-acid sequence MNISRMEQRVLHVLAQGGYIRHQREDGHICEIECFTREGYLLSDCTMAVFQQLRRKRLIESRMGSPYRISFKGRENVRAQLNNR is encoded by the coding sequence ATGAATATCTCACGCATGGAACAGCGCGTCTTGCACGTGCTGGCGCAGGGCGGCTACATCCGCCATCAGCGCGAAGACGGACATATCTGCGAAATCGAATGCTTTACCCGTGAAGGCTATCTGCTTTCCGATTGCACGATGGCAGTTTTCCAGCAATTGCGCCGTAAGCGGCTGATCGAATCCCGAATGGGCAGTCCTTATCGCATCTCGTTCAAAGGGCGCGAAAATGTTCGCGCTCAGCTCAATAACCGGTGA